The sequence TAGGATGGCCCTTGTTGTTGAATCGTATTCTGATCCATCAGGGGCGAGTTAAACAGGAACACAAGCTCACAGAGCATCATATTGCCCTTTAGGCGTTGATGTTCTGCCAGGATATCGTCATCTACAAAACGTCCCTGGTTATAGTCTGCGCCAATTTCCAGAACAACGTTGTAGGCATGGTCGTTGGCACTAATACCTTTGTGTTGGAGCAAAATTTTACTACTGTCCTGGGGGCTGTAGTAGGGTGATGTGGTAGGTAAGGCAAAGTGGGTAAAGTAGATCGGATGATCAGTGATGCCCACCCCGATTTTGCCGCTAGGGTCTTGAAGGTTGCTGAGTTGGGCAATCTTGGCACTTTCTACGGTTCCGGCGGATAGCACAATAGATTTGGCTCGGTAGGTGCGATAGGTCTTGGCAATGAGGTCGTAGGCAACAACAGCAGTGGCGTCGTTACCGTCCGTTTCGACCCTGACCACGACATGGTTGAGATTGACGGATAGAAACTGGTTTCCCGTTGCGCCATTGGTTAACCGAGATTCCATGAGGAGATCGGCGGTAGAGAACATACCTGCTGGGATGGTGCTGAGCCGTCCGTTGGCGTATTGTACGGCCATCGGAGCGTCAAAGTTGTTGAAATCGGGAAATTGCGTTCGGAGGGTTTGCTTCATTTGCTGATGGTAGGGCGTGCTGGGGAACGGACTGCGATTGATCAGATCTTCGGCACGTTGATAGCCACTGTCTTCTAGAAACCATTTGACGGGCTGGGGCCAGAAGTCCATTTCCCAAGAGAGCATGCGCGGAATTAATCCTCCCCAAAAGAGCGATCGCCCGCCCAGATTAAAGGCTTGACCGCCGTTGAATTGTGATCCGGGCGCGTTAGTGAAGTTATTGATGCGAAATTCGTCGTACAGTCCCCATACATGCTTATCAAACTGGCCGATTTGGTGCTGGCGGGGGAGGTTGGCGACGTGGGTAGGGAAGAGGTAGCTGCCTGCTTCGAGCACTAAGACGGTTTTCCCTAAGTCGGAAAGCTGATCGGCGAGGATGCCACCCCCGATGCCTGAGCCAATCACAATCACGTCAAAAAGCTGGTCTTCGTTGAGATTCGGTGGAAAGAAGAGTTGCTGAACGCGGGAGTTTTCAACCACTAGGTCTTGCATGGGTGGAAACTGAACCTGGGCTTCGGTGTAGGGATAAACGGCTCCGGCGGTCGGGAGCAGAAACGCATCAACTCCGATCATCCAGTAGGTTTGCTCAAGGACGAATTTGAAGGCGAGACCGTTGGGATATTGGTCTTCATCGAGGTCAAACCGCCATGCGTCGTTTTCGTAAATACCGGGAATATCAATTCCCCAGCCATCGATACTATTGCGAAGCGTAACG is a genomic window of Synechococcales cyanobacterium T60_A2020_003 containing:
- a CDS encoding GMC family oxidoreductase, with the translated sequence MFSIRFQTQNYRPDLIVTLRNSIDGWGIDIPGIYENDAWRFDLDEDQYPNGLAFKFVLEQTYWMIGVDAFLLPTAGAVYPYTEAQVQFPPMQDLVVENSRVQQLFFPPNLNEDQLFDVIVIGSGIGGGILADQLSDLGKTVLVLEAGSYLFPTHVANLPRQHQIGQFDKHVWGLYDEFRINNFTNAPGSQFNGGQAFNLGGRSLFWGGLIPRMLSWEMDFWPQPVKWFLEDSGYQRAEDLINRSPFPSTPYHQQMKQTLRTQFPDFNNFDAPMAVQYANGRLSTIPAGMFSTADLLMESRLTNGATGNQFLSVNLNHVVVRVETDGNDATAVVAYDLIAKTYRTYRAKSIVLSAGTVESAKIAQLSNLQDPSGKIGVGITDHPIYFTHFALPTTSPYYSPQDSSKILLQHKGISANDHAYNVVLEIGADYNQGRFVDDDILAEHQRLKGNMMLCELVFLFNSPLMDQNTIQQQGPSYVKPIVQIQPSPSANPFLGEIDALKDQIINALGGMAIAGQDLTLKQAGLGGVAHEVGTLRMGEPGVGVVDTNLKFHGYTNLYACDLSVFPASPAANPTLTLAALAMRLADHLHSVGG